In the Caballeronia sp. LZ062 genome, one interval contains:
- a CDS encoding UDP-N-acetylmuramate--alanine ligase, which produces MVRKSHIDPQRVREEIAIAAARMIAEDGLDYSTAKRKAARLVVGESKIGGEFLPDNDQIEEEIREYQAIFQSDSQPAVLRRMREVALEWMERLKPYDPYLTGAVLNGTAGEHSDIHLQCFCDNPKEVAIYLLNANIQYDVSETRHFAGRGYVETLSFLHRLRGEEPIGVHIALYSTVDLRGAVRADGRGRLARANAAAVRALLDQSDDPDRPPLYIGE; this is translated from the coding sequence ATGGTTCGCAAATCACATATCGATCCGCAGCGCGTGCGCGAGGAAATCGCCATCGCGGCCGCGAGAATGATCGCCGAAGACGGTCTCGACTACTCCACCGCCAAGCGCAAGGCGGCGCGGCTCGTGGTCGGCGAGAGCAAGATCGGCGGCGAGTTCTTGCCCGACAACGATCAGATCGAAGAGGAAATCCGCGAATATCAGGCGATTTTCCAGAGCGACAGCCAGCCCGCCGTCCTGCGCCGCATGCGCGAGGTCGCGCTCGAATGGATGGAGCGCCTGAAGCCTTACGACCCGTACCTGACCGGCGCGGTGCTCAACGGCACGGCAGGCGAGCATTCGGATATCCATCTGCAATGCTTCTGCGACAACCCGAAGGAAGTCGCCATTTATCTGCTCAACGCCAACATTCAGTACGACGTCTCCGAGACGCGGCACTTCGCCGGGCGCGGCTATGTGGAGACGTTGAGCTTTCTGCATCGCTTGCGCGGCGAGGAACCGATCGGCGTTCACATCGCGTTGTACAGCACCGTCGATTTGCGCGGCGCGGTGCGTGCCGACGGGCGCGGCCGGCTGGCTCGCGCTAACGCCGCAGCCGTGCGTGCGCTGCTCGATCAATCCGACGACCCGGATCGCCCGCCGCTTTATATTGGCGAGTGA
- a CDS encoding DUF3426 domain-containing protein, whose protein sequence is MALATRCPHCETVFKLDPHLLAPHDGRVRCGHCQEVFDAAHHRFELPDESAEPDEAQHAALIDDEVAVGPSTFSSSKKEAPHVPPTLAVPRQLDLGKQSTAKPFPPPRAKEDSDPTVQASAPAFAGASMQSPPERKVPRKDAANEPDAEPVAKPVPLGRTKPVAVSDAPLNDDTQAPPPRAQTPKRPEPALPPSRFVDPLDDRAEPFIGPAQKRPEPPRARPAPAPSAPAQEWDEDEPGFDGRTARSGTAAHAPSANEAFPVTREPRIDIPQPAKPARKGLRALGVVAAVLLVLLLLIQLAWWQRETVMVYVPGSHAFYVNICDEIGCTISPPRYISGLQIESSGLRQVDGPHKLELKLMLRNRSDVALAYPALELTLLDDKSDVAIRRVLWPQDYARPGTIFAIGLPPQSAQPVVVRLDTGDAVAANYRVQVFYP, encoded by the coding sequence ATGGCGCTGGCTACCCGCTGCCCACACTGCGAAACCGTATTCAAGCTCGATCCGCATCTGCTCGCGCCGCATGACGGGCGGGTGCGGTGCGGCCATTGTCAGGAAGTGTTCGACGCGGCGCATCATCGGTTCGAACTGCCGGACGAGTCAGCCGAGCCAGACGAAGCGCAGCACGCCGCGCTGATCGACGATGAAGTCGCGGTCGGTCCTTCGACGTTCTCATCGTCGAAGAAGGAAGCACCGCACGTGCCGCCCACGTTGGCGGTGCCGCGCCAACTGGATCTCGGAAAGCAGTCCACCGCCAAGCCGTTTCCGCCGCCCAGGGCCAAAGAAGACAGCGATCCCACCGTGCAAGCGAGCGCGCCGGCGTTCGCGGGTGCGTCCATGCAATCGCCGCCCGAGCGCAAGGTTCCGCGCAAGGACGCCGCGAACGAACCGGACGCCGAGCCTGTCGCCAAACCGGTTCCGCTCGGCCGGACCAAGCCGGTCGCAGTGTCGGATGCGCCGCTGAACGACGACACGCAAGCGCCGCCGCCCAGAGCGCAGACACCGAAGCGCCCTGAACCCGCATTGCCGCCCTCGCGTTTCGTCGATCCGCTCGACGACCGTGCGGAACCTTTTATCGGCCCCGCACAGAAGCGGCCCGAACCGCCGCGCGCGCGGCCTGCCCCTGCCCCTTCCGCCCCCGCGCAAGAATGGGACGAAGACGAGCCCGGCTTCGACGGGAGGACGGCGCGCTCGGGCACCGCCGCACACGCGCCGAGCGCCAACGAAGCGTTTCCGGTCACGCGCGAGCCGCGCATCGACATCCCGCAACCGGCCAAGCCAGCGCGCAAGGGCTTGCGTGCGCTCGGCGTCGTCGCGGCGGTGTTGCTCGTGCTGCTGCTCTTGATCCAGCTCGCGTGGTGGCAACGCGAAACGGTCATGGTCTACGTCCCCGGCTCGCACGCTTTCTACGTCAATATCTGCGACGAAATCGGCTGCACCATCTCGCCGCCGCGTTACATCTCCGGGTTGCAGATCGAGAGCTCCGGTTTGCGTCAGGTGGACGGCCCGCACAAGCTCGAACTGAAGCTCATGCTGCGCAACCGGTCGGACGTCGCGCTCGCCTATCCTGCACTCGAACTCACGCTGCTCGACGACAAGAGCGACGTCGCCATCCGCCGCGTGCTGTGGCCGCAGGATTACGCGCGACCGGGTACGATATTCGCCATCGGCCTTCCGCCGCAAAGCGCGCAACCGGTCGTCGTCCGGCTCGATACGGGCGACGCCGTCGCCGCGAATTACAGGGTGCAAGTCTTCTATCCGTGA
- the tpx gene encoding thiol peroxidase, producing MSQVTLGGNPIEVSGTFPSEGQQAPAFTLVGADLGDITLASFAGKRKVLNIVPSLDTPTCATSTRKFNESAGKLDNTVVLVVSGDLPFAAKRFCTTEGLANVVTASTFRGHEFAQSYGVDVTSGPLKGLTARAVVVLDENDKVLHAELVPEIKNEPNYDSALAALK from the coding sequence ATGAGTCAAGTTACCCTCGGCGGCAACCCGATCGAAGTCAGCGGCACGTTCCCGAGCGAAGGACAGCAAGCCCCCGCGTTCACGCTCGTCGGCGCGGACCTCGGCGACATCACGCTCGCGAGCTTCGCGGGCAAACGCAAGGTGCTGAACATCGTCCCGAGCCTCGACACGCCGACGTGCGCCACGTCGACGCGCAAGTTCAACGAATCGGCTGGCAAGCTGGACAACACGGTCGTGCTCGTCGTCTCCGGCGACCTGCCGTTCGCGGCCAAGCGGTTCTGCACGACCGAAGGCCTGGCCAACGTAGTGACGGCATCGACGTTCCGCGGCCACGAATTCGCGCAGTCCTACGGCGTGGACGTGACGAGCGGCCCGCTCAAGGGTCTGACCGCGCGCGCGGTCGTCGTGCTGGACGAAAACGACAAGGTGCTGCACGCCGAACTCGTGCCGGAAATCAAGAACGAGCCGAACTACGATTCGGCGCTCGCCGCACTGAAGTAA
- the prmA gene encoding 50S ribosomal protein L11 methyltransferase, with protein sequence MSYRELIAELDREHAEALSDALLEMGALSVSVEDADADTPDEQPLFGEPGLTPERSAWKRSRVVALLAEDADPAVLLAAASNDIGLKATPAFSVREVEEQDWVRLTQAQFDPIQIGERIWVVPSWHDAPDPDALVLELDPGLAFGTGSHPTTRLCMEWLEQSVKPGQSLLDYGCGSGILAILAKKCGANPVYGIDIDPQAVESARQNSERNRADVTYGLPDDCPAGEFDIVVANILSNPLKLMASMLAAKVKPGGRLALSGILARQADEVAAVYAKWIDIGVWREHEGWVCLAGTRRESL encoded by the coding sequence ATGAGTTACCGGGAACTGATCGCCGAGCTGGACCGCGAACACGCGGAGGCGCTGTCGGATGCGCTGTTGGAGATGGGCGCGCTCTCGGTGTCCGTCGAGGATGCCGACGCCGACACGCCCGACGAGCAGCCGCTCTTCGGCGAGCCCGGGCTCACGCCCGAGCGCAGCGCGTGGAAGCGTTCGCGCGTGGTCGCGCTGCTCGCCGAGGACGCGGACCCGGCCGTGCTGCTCGCCGCGGCGTCCAACGATATCGGCCTGAAAGCGACGCCCGCGTTCTCCGTGCGCGAAGTCGAAGAGCAGGACTGGGTGCGTCTGACGCAGGCGCAGTTCGATCCGATTCAGATCGGCGAGCGCATCTGGGTCGTGCCGTCCTGGCACGACGCGCCCGATCCCGACGCCCTCGTGCTTGAGCTCGATCCCGGCCTCGCGTTCGGCACGGGCAGCCATCCGACCACGCGCCTGTGCATGGAATGGCTGGAGCAATCGGTGAAGCCGGGGCAGTCGTTGCTGGACTACGGCTGCGGCTCGGGCATCCTCGCCATTCTTGCGAAAAAGTGCGGCGCGAATCCGGTCTATGGCATCGACATCGATCCGCAAGCGGTCGAGTCCGCGCGCCAGAACAGCGAGCGTAATCGCGCGGACGTCACATACGGCCTGCCCGACGATTGCCCCGCCGGCGAATTCGACATCGTGGTCGCCAATATTCTCTCGAATCCGCTCAAGCTCATGGCCTCGATGCTCGCCGCGAAGGTGAAGCCGGGCGGGCGGCTTGCGCTGTCGGGCATCCTCGCGCGCCAGGCCGACGAGGTCGCGGCGGTGTATGCGAAGTGGATCGATATCGGCGTCTGGCGCGAGCACGAAGGCTGGGTGTGCCTTGCCGGAACGCGGCGCGAAAGCCTTTAG
- a CDS encoding TlpA disulfide reductase family protein — translation MNSTRIFAALAVAIAATVGGFYAGHLFTGNDTEAATQPSGNAVDQLWKTTPPAASGTSQPLAAYKGKPVVVNFWASWCGPCVKEMPTLSAMQREYQKKGITFIGLGVDSEKNVNDFLKKVPVDYPVYVTGFGGADLARSFGNNAGGLPFTVVIDAKGVVHLAKLGEVNEAELRHALDAL, via the coding sequence ATGAACAGCACACGTATCTTCGCGGCCCTGGCGGTCGCCATCGCCGCGACGGTCGGCGGCTTCTACGCGGGCCATCTTTTTACCGGCAACGATACCGAGGCGGCGACGCAGCCGAGCGGCAACGCCGTCGATCAGCTGTGGAAGACCACGCCGCCCGCTGCCTCGGGCACGTCTCAACCGCTCGCGGCGTACAAGGGCAAGCCGGTCGTCGTGAATTTCTGGGCGTCGTGGTGCGGACCGTGCGTGAAGGAGATGCCCACGCTTTCGGCGATGCAGCGCGAATATCAGAAGAAGGGCATTACGTTTATCGGGCTGGGCGTGGACAGCGAGAAGAACGTCAACGACTTCCTGAAAAAAGTGCCGGTGGATTATCCCGTCTACGTCACCGGCTTCGGCGGCGCGGACCTGGCGCGCAGCTTCGGCAACAACGCGGGCGGCCTGCCGTTCACCGTCGTTATCGACGCAAAAGGCGTCGTCCATTTGGCGAAGCTAGGCGAAGTGAACGAAGCGGAACTTCGCCATGCGCTCGACGCGCTGTAA
- the mpl gene encoding UDP-N-acetylmuramate:L-alanyl-gamma-D-glutamyl-meso-diaminopimelate ligase: protein MHIHIIGICGTFMGGLAVLAREAGHKVTGCDAGVYPPMSTQLEAQGIELIEGFGAEQIELAPDLFVVGNVVSRGNPLMEAILDRGLPYTSGPQWLGEHVLAGKWVLAVAGTHGKTTTSSMLAWLLEDAGMNPGFLIGGVPLNFGISARLTDSSFFVIEADEYDTAFFDKRSKFVHYRPRTAVLNNLEFDHADIFPDLAAIETQFHHLVRTVPGVGRIVTNGREAALERVLSRGCWSGVERFGVEGGWQALPAEDGATVDEQFAVYWQGERQGVVDWQVQGEHNRMNALAAIAAARSVGVPAAQAAKSLASFRNVKRRMEVKGSVEGVTVYDDFAHHPTAIETTVAGLRTRIGDSGHARILAVLEPRSNTMKLGTMKAQLPASLAGADLVFGYGAREGRDKLGWNLAEALSPLGDKAHAFDEIEPLVKAVTAVARPGDHVLVMSNGGFGGVHQKLLDALSARESGTTTRGPA from the coding sequence ATGCACATCCACATCATCGGCATCTGCGGCACCTTCATGGGCGGTCTCGCCGTCCTGGCGCGCGAGGCCGGCCACAAGGTCACAGGCTGCGACGCCGGCGTCTATCCGCCGATGAGCACGCAGCTCGAAGCACAAGGCATCGAACTCATCGAGGGCTTCGGGGCCGAGCAGATCGAACTTGCACCGGACCTCTTCGTCGTCGGCAATGTGGTGTCGCGCGGCAATCCGCTGATGGAAGCCATTCTCGATCGCGGCCTGCCGTACACGTCCGGTCCGCAATGGCTCGGCGAGCATGTGCTTGCGGGCAAGTGGGTTCTGGCGGTCGCGGGCACGCACGGCAAGACCACGACGAGTTCCATGCTCGCGTGGCTGCTGGAAGACGCCGGCATGAATCCGGGCTTTCTGATCGGCGGTGTGCCGCTCAATTTCGGCATTTCCGCGCGCCTGACCGATTCGAGCTTCTTCGTGATCGAAGCCGACGAGTACGACACCGCGTTCTTCGACAAGCGTTCGAAGTTCGTTCACTACCGCCCGCGCACGGCGGTGCTCAACAATCTCGAATTCGATCACGCCGATATCTTCCCGGATCTCGCCGCTATCGAGACGCAATTTCATCATCTCGTCCGAACGGTGCCGGGCGTCGGCCGCATCGTCACAAACGGGCGGGAGGCGGCGCTCGAGCGCGTGCTGTCGCGCGGATGCTGGTCCGGCGTCGAGCGTTTCGGGGTGGAGGGCGGCTGGCAGGCGCTGCCCGCCGAAGACGGCGCGACCGTCGACGAACAGTTCGCTGTCTACTGGCAAGGCGAGCGGCAGGGCGTGGTCGACTGGCAAGTGCAGGGCGAGCACAATCGCATGAACGCGCTCGCGGCCATCGCGGCGGCGCGCTCGGTCGGCGTGCCGGCAGCGCAAGCGGCGAAGTCGCTTGCAAGTTTCCGCAACGTCAAGCGGCGCATGGAAGTGAAGGGCAGCGTCGAAGGCGTCACGGTCTACGACGACTTCGCGCACCATCCGACCGCCATCGAAACGACGGTGGCGGGACTGCGCACGCGCATTGGCGATTCGGGTCACGCGCGCATTCTCGCCGTGCTCGAACCGCGCTCGAACACCATGAAGCTCGGCACGATGAAGGCGCAATTGCCCGCGAGCCTCGCCGGTGCGGACCTCGTATTCGGCTACGGCGCGCGTGAAGGCCGCGACAAGCTCGGCTGGAATCTGGCGGAGGCGCTGTCTCCGCTCGGCGACAAGGCGCACGCGTTCGACGAAATCGAACCGCTCGTGAAGGCGGTCACCGCCGTCGCGCGCCCCGGCGACCACGTGCTCGTGATGAGCAACGGCGGTTTCGGCGGCGTGCACCAGAAATTGCTGGATGCGCTTTCCGCGCGTGAGTCCGGCACCACGACACGAGGCCCCGCGTGA
- the accB gene encoding acetyl-CoA carboxylase biotin carboxyl carrier protein — protein sequence MDLRKLKTLIDLVSESGISELEVTEGEGKVRIVKNAAPVYMQAPQQYAPQAQAQAAPSFAASGDAGASAGAAAPAAAPQGHVVTSPMVGSFYRAPSPGADPFVQVGDTVKEGQTLCIIEAMKLLNEIESDKSGVVKEILVENGQAVEYGQPLFVIGD from the coding sequence ATGGACCTTCGTAAACTGAAAACGCTGATCGACCTCGTCTCGGAATCCGGCATCTCGGAGCTGGAAGTGACGGAGGGCGAAGGCAAGGTTCGCATCGTCAAGAACGCGGCGCCCGTCTACATGCAGGCTCCGCAGCAATACGCGCCGCAAGCGCAGGCGCAAGCCGCGCCGAGCTTCGCCGCATCGGGCGATGCGGGTGCGAGCGCAGGCGCCGCCGCGCCGGCCGCCGCGCCGCAAGGTCACGTCGTCACCTCGCCGATGGTGGGTTCGTTCTACCGCGCGCCGTCGCCGGGCGCCGATCCTTTCGTGCAGGTCGGCGATACGGTCAAGGAAGGCCAGACGCTGTGCATCATCGAAGCCATGAAGCTCCTGAACGAAATCGAATCGGACAAGTCCGGCGTCGTGAAGGAAATTCTTGTCGAGAACGGTCAGGCGGTCGAGTACGGCCAGCCGCTCTTCGTGATCGGCGACTAA
- the accC gene encoding acetyl-CoA carboxylase biotin carboxylase subunit: MFEKILIANRGEIALRIQRACRELGVKTVVVYSEADKEAKYVKLADEAVCIGPAPSNLSYLNMPALISAAEVTDAEAIHPGYGFLSENADFAERVEQSGFTFIGPRPETIRLMGDKVTAKQTMIKTGVPCVPGSEGALPEDPKEIVKIARAVGYPVIIKAAGGGGGRGMRVVHTEAALVNAVNMTREEAGRAFGNPQVYMEKFLENPRHIEIQVLSDSFRNALWLGERDCSMQRRHQKVVEEAPAPGIARRLIDRIGDRCAEACKKMGYLGAGTFEFLYENNEFYFIEMNTRVQVEHPVTELITGVDIVQEQIRIAAGEKLTLRQKDIQFRGHAIECRINAEDPFKFTPSPGRITSWHAAGGPGIRVDSHAYNGYFVPPNYDSMIGKLISYGATREQAINRMRIALSEMVVEGISTNIPLHRELMIDAKFVEGGTSIHYLENKLAARQAAVAEES; encoded by the coding sequence ATGTTTGAAAAAATCCTCATTGCGAACCGCGGCGAAATCGCGCTTCGCATCCAGCGCGCGTGCCGCGAACTGGGCGTCAAGACAGTCGTCGTCTATTCAGAAGCCGACAAGGAAGCGAAGTACGTGAAGCTCGCCGACGAAGCCGTCTGTATCGGACCGGCGCCGTCGAACCTGTCGTATCTGAACATGCCCGCGCTCATCAGCGCGGCCGAAGTCACCGACGCCGAAGCCATCCATCCCGGCTACGGCTTTCTTTCCGAGAACGCGGATTTCGCCGAGCGCGTCGAGCAATCGGGCTTCACGTTCATCGGCCCGCGCCCGGAGACCATTCGCCTGATGGGCGACAAGGTCACGGCCAAGCAGACCATGATCAAGACCGGCGTGCCGTGCGTGCCGGGTTCGGAAGGCGCGTTGCCGGAAGATCCGAAGGAGATCGTGAAAATTGCGCGCGCGGTCGGCTATCCCGTCATCATCAAGGCGGCGGGCGGCGGCGGCGGACGCGGCATGCGCGTGGTCCACACGGAAGCGGCGCTCGTTAATGCCGTGAACATGACGCGCGAAGAAGCGGGACGCGCATTCGGCAATCCGCAGGTCTACATGGAGAAATTCCTGGAGAACCCGCGGCATATCGAAATTCAGGTGCTGTCGGATTCGTTCCGCAACGCGCTGTGGCTCGGCGAGCGAGACTGCTCCATGCAGCGCCGCCACCAGAAGGTGGTCGAAGAAGCGCCGGCGCCTGGCATCGCGCGGCGTCTGATCGACCGCATCGGCGACCGCTGCGCCGAAGCGTGCAAGAAGATGGGCTATCTGGGCGCGGGCACGTTCGAATTCCTGTACGAAAACAACGAGTTCTACTTCATCGAAATGAACACGCGCGTGCAGGTCGAGCATCCGGTGACGGAGCTGATCACGGGCGTCGATATCGTGCAGGAGCAGATCCGCATTGCGGCGGGCGAGAAGCTCACGCTGCGTCAGAAGGACATCCAGTTCCGCGGCCACGCCATCGAATGCCGCATCAACGCGGAAGACCCGTTCAAGTTCACGCCGTCGCCGGGACGCATCACGTCGTGGCACGCGGCGGGCGGCCCGGGCATCCGCGTCGATTCGCACGCGTACAACGGCTATTTCGTCCCGCCGAACTACGATTCGATGATCGGCAAGCTGATTTCCTACGGCGCGACGCGCGAACAGGCGATCAACCGCATGCGTATCGCGTTGTCGGAGATGGTCGTGGAAGGCATCTCGACCAACATTCCGCTGCACCGCGAACTGATGATCGACGCGAAGTTCGTCGAAGGCGGCACGAGCATCCACTACCTCGAAAACAAGCTCGCCGCGCGTCAGGCGGCGGTGGCCGAAGAGTCGTAA
- a CDS encoding YqiA/YcfP family alpha/beta fold hydrolase, with protein sequence MILYLHGFRSSPQSFKARAMRARLAELGRLSEWQCPVLPVSPREAIALAETIASTAASDDVTVVGSSLGGYYATYLAEKHGWRAVLLNPAVVPQSDLSAYLGEQPLWHGGGSITVLPRHLDELRALTVASITRPERYFLIAATGDEVIDYRTMLARYPGVRTTLIQGSNHAISDFADYLGDVLAFCDQSPRTAVAPAAA encoded by the coding sequence GTGATCCTCTACCTGCACGGCTTTCGCTCGTCACCCCAATCGTTCAAGGCCCGCGCGATGCGCGCGCGCCTCGCGGAACTCGGCCGGTTGAGCGAATGGCAGTGCCCGGTGTTGCCCGTGTCGCCGCGCGAGGCGATTGCGCTGGCGGAAACCATCGCGAGCACGGCGGCGTCGGACGATGTCACCGTCGTTGGCAGTTCGCTCGGCGGCTACTACGCGACCTATCTCGCCGAAAAGCACGGCTGGCGCGCGGTGCTGCTCAATCCCGCCGTGGTGCCGCAATCGGACTTGAGCGCGTACCTGGGCGAACAGCCGTTGTGGCACGGCGGCGGCAGTATCACCGTGTTGCCGCGCCATCTGGACGAACTGCGCGCGCTCACCGTCGCTTCCATCACGCGGCCCGAGCGCTACTTTCTGATTGCCGCGACGGGCGACGAAGTCATCGACTACCGGACGATGCTCGCGCGCTATCCCGGCGTGCGCACCACGTTGATTCAGGGCAGCAATCACGCGATCAGCGACTTCGCGGACTATCTCGGCGACGTACTCGCCTTCTGCGATCAGTCGCCGCGCACGGCCGTCGCGCCCGCGGCGGCATGA